The proteins below come from a single Mucilaginibacter mali genomic window:
- the nagB gene encoding glucosamine-6-phosphate deaminase: MARLNLLEETRYEKLAVTVYPDQQTASKQVAKRIADVIRKKQESHEKAVLGLATGVTPIGVYNELVRMHKEDGLSFKNVITFNLDEYYPMKPDAAQSYVTFMYENLFSHIDIEKQNVHIPDGTLAIDDVAAWCLEYEKQIEALGGLDLQILGIGRTGHIGFNEPGSAPNSGTRLVTLDDLTRLDAARDFGGKANVPAKAITMGVGTIFRAREIILMAWSKKKAPIIKKAIEGDISGDVPATYLQLSDNVEFVLDQDAASDLTRFDTPWLVKDCVWNNTLKKKAVIWLATELKKPVLKLTEEDYNSHGMAQLATEQGPVYNINIDIFNQIQHTITGWPGGKPDSDDSQRPERANPAKKRSIIFSPHPDDDVISMGGTFIRLVDQGHDVHVAYQTSGNTAVWDDDVLRYMEFAIDFNTSIKADQKETDRLKGIYDDMRKFIDTKQPNQIDTPEIRDVKGFIRKSEAISGARYAGLQDDHIHFMALPFYETGKTKKNSVGEEDIKLTMDLLQQVKPQQVFAAGDFADPHGTHIVCFKIILEALTRLKKTEDWVKDCWLWLYRGAWHEFPTYEIEMAVPLSPQEVVRKRNAIFKHQSQKDRPVFPGDDAREFWVRAEDRNRETAKRYDDLGLAEYEAMEAFVRYHY; the protein is encoded by the coding sequence ATGGCCAGATTAAATTTATTAGAAGAGACGCGGTACGAGAAATTAGCAGTTACCGTATATCCCGATCAGCAAACCGCATCAAAACAGGTAGCAAAGCGTATTGCCGATGTGATCCGCAAAAAACAGGAATCGCACGAGAAAGCCGTATTAGGCCTTGCCACCGGCGTAACCCCAATTGGTGTTTACAACGAACTGGTGCGCATGCACAAAGAGGACGGATTAAGTTTTAAGAACGTGATCACCTTTAACCTTGACGAGTACTACCCCATGAAGCCCGACGCGGCCCAAAGCTACGTTACCTTTATGTACGAGAATTTATTCAGCCATATCGATATCGAAAAGCAGAACGTCCACATTCCCGATGGTACTTTAGCTATTGATGACGTGGCCGCCTGGTGTTTGGAATATGAAAAGCAGATAGAAGCTTTAGGGGGATTAGACCTGCAGATACTGGGTATCGGCCGTACCGGCCACATCGGTTTTAACGAACCTGGCTCGGCGCCCAACTCGGGTACAAGGCTGGTTACTTTAGATGACCTGACCCGCCTGGATGCCGCCCGCGATTTTGGTGGTAAGGCCAACGTGCCTGCCAAAGCCATTACTATGGGCGTAGGCACCATCTTCCGCGCCCGCGAAATTATCCTGATGGCCTGGAGCAAAAAGAAAGCCCCGATCATTAAAAAAGCCATCGAAGGCGATATCTCGGGCGATGTACCTGCCACCTACCTGCAATTATCGGATAACGTGGAGTTTGTGCTCGACCAGGATGCCGCCAGCGATCTGACCCGCTTTGATACCCCATGGCTGGTAAAGGATTGCGTGTGGAATAACACACTGAAGAAGAAGGCGGTGATATGGCTGGCTACCGAGCTAAAAAAACCGGTACTGAAACTAACGGAAGAAGATTATAACAGCCATGGGATGGCGCAACTGGCCACCGAACAAGGCCCGGTTTATAACATCAACATTGATATTTTTAACCAGATACAGCATACCATTACCGGCTGGCCGGGCGGCAAACCCGATTCGGACGATAGCCAGCGCCCCGAGCGCGCCAATCCGGCGAAGAAACGTTCCATCATCTTCTCGCCACACCCGGATGATGATGTGATATCGATGGGCGGCACCTTTATCCGTTTGGTTGATCAGGGGCACGATGTGCATGTAGCTTACCAAACATCGGGCAACACAGCCGTTTGGGACGATGATGTGCTGCGCTATATGGAATTCGCCATCGATTTTAATACCAGCATTAAGGCCGATCAAAAAGAAACCGACAGGCTGAAGGGCATATACGATGATATGCGCAAATTCATCGACACCAAACAGCCTAATCAGATCGATACGCCCGAGATACGCGATGTAAAAGGCTTTATCCGTAAAAGCGAAGCCATCAGCGGCGCGCGCTACGCCGGTTTGCAGGACGATCATATCCACTTTATGGCCCTGCCTTTTTACGAGACCGGCAAAACCAAAAAGAATTCGGTTGGCGAGGAGGATATTAAACTGACCATGGATCTGCTGCAGCAGGTAAAGCCCCAGCAAGTATTTGCCGCCGGCGATTTTGCCGATCCGCATGGTACGCACATCGTTTGTTTCAAGATCATTTTAGAAGCCCTAACCCGCCTGAAGAAAACCGAAGACTGGGTGAAGGATTGCTGGCTATGGTTGTACCGCGGCGCATGGCACGAATTCCCGACCTACGAAATTGAGATGGCCGTTCCGCTTTCGCCGCAGGAAGTAGTACGCAAGCGCAACGCGATATTCAAACACCAGTCGCAAAAAGACAGGCCGGTATTCCCGGGCGATGACGCGCGTGAGTTTTGGGTACGTGCCGAAGACCGAAACCGCGAAACCGCCAAACGCTACGATGACCTTGGCCTTGCCGAGTATGAAGCGATGGAGGCTTTTGTGAGGTATCATTATTAG
- the pnuC gene encoding nicotinamide riboside transporter PnuC, whose product MNLHPWIQLFTEQIQQTTFWEWAAVILSVAEVLLAKKNNILLYPTGIASTLLGIYVLLIAGLYAESALNGYYLVMSIYGWYHWVKKRDEPPVKVSWCTRREWVITLLISFAGWAILYVLLKNFTTSNVPLWDSWVSSTAWAGMWLLARRKIENWLLLNLSNLFAIPLLFYKKLPLFGLLTIFLFIIAIAGFYEWWQIWKKDKADREASPLGGDLEGVNQ is encoded by the coding sequence ATGAACCTGCATCCCTGGATACAGCTTTTTACCGAGCAGATACAACAAACCACTTTTTGGGAATGGGCCGCAGTGATATTAAGTGTAGCCGAAGTGCTGCTGGCCAAAAAAAATAATATCCTGCTTTATCCCACCGGTATTGCAAGTACGTTGCTGGGTATTTATGTGCTGCTGATAGCCGGTTTGTATGCCGAATCGGCGTTGAATGGATACTACCTGGTGATGAGCATTTACGGTTGGTACCATTGGGTTAAGAAGCGCGATGAGCCACCGGTAAAGGTAAGCTGGTGCACCCGGCGCGAATGGGTGATCACCCTGCTCATCAGTTTTGCAGGCTGGGCGATCTTATACGTGTTGCTGAAAAACTTCACCACATCCAACGTCCCCCTTTGGGACTCGTGGGTATCGTCAACCGCCTGGGCGGGCATGTGGCTGCTGGCCCGTCGTAAAATAGAGAACTGGCTATTACTCAATTTATCAAACCTGTTTGCTATCCCGCTGTTGTTCTATAAAAAATTGCCCTTGTTTGGGCTGCTCACAATTTTCCTGTTTATCATCGCCATTGCCGGTTTTTACGAGTGGTGGCAGATCTGGAAAAAAGATAAGGCTGATAGAGAAGCCTCCCCCCTCGGGGGAGATTTAGAGGGGGTGAACCAATGA
- a CDS encoding acyl-CoA dehydrogenase family protein: MNAPHPSTFINANDVTMIRDNAAAAETLGHLHPAQLELVYRLQWFKLLVPGAYGGLELSLPNLVRLQEAISWADGSVGWVMTLCCGAGWFGGFMQPKTAKTIFGDPQVCLAGSGAVTGDAELTESGYHLTGTWNYASGADHATYFTANCAIKKNGEAVIGDDGQPLVLPFVIPKKDVALLPTWKYVGMVATGSHSFRIDQALLPADNSFRIDPAHAMVDGALYQYPFLQLAEATLAVNLSGMAIHFTDLCRDIFDKKVKQPKITPAHAAQMNTELASGVAGLQSAREELFSAVDASWEQPGEAQLKAVSKTSRALAILSRKVVDNLFIYCGLMAAAPDTEINRVWRDIHTAGQHALLTFAE, encoded by the coding sequence ATGAACGCTCCGCACCCGTCTACCTTTATTAATGCTAACGATGTAACCATGATCCGCGATAACGCCGCGGCTGCCGAAACTTTAGGTCATTTACACCCGGCACAACTGGAACTGGTTTATCGCCTGCAATGGTTTAAACTGTTGGTACCCGGAGCGTATGGCGGCCTGGAGCTCTCTCTGCCTAATTTAGTGCGCCTGCAGGAAGCCATCAGTTGGGCCGATGGCAGCGTAGGCTGGGTAATGACGCTTTGTTGTGGCGCGGGATGGTTCGGGGGCTTTATGCAGCCCAAGACCGCTAAAACTATTTTTGGCGATCCGCAGGTTTGCCTGGCCGGCAGCGGCGCGGTAACCGGCGATGCCGAACTGACCGAAAGCGGATATCATCTAACCGGCACATGGAACTACGCCAGCGGCGCCGATCATGCCACTTATTTTACCGCCAACTGCGCTATCAAAAAAAATGGCGAAGCTGTAATTGGCGATGATGGCCAGCCATTGGTACTGCCCTTTGTTATCCCCAAAAAAGATGTAGCCCTGTTACCTACCTGGAAATATGTAGGGATGGTAGCTACCGGCAGTCATTCGTTCCGGATAGATCAGGCTTTGCTGCCTGCCGATAACAGCTTCCGCATCGACCCTGCCCATGCAATGGTAGATGGCGCTTTATATCAATATCCCTTCCTGCAACTGGCCGAGGCTACGCTGGCGGTGAACCTATCGGGCATGGCTATTCATTTTACCGATCTGTGCCGCGATATTTTTGATAAGAAAGTTAAGCAGCCTAAAATAACACCAGCCCATGCGGCGCAGATGAATACCGAACTGGCATCGGGAGTAGCCGGTCTGCAATCGGCCCGTGAAGAATTATTCAGCGCCGTTGATGCATCGTGGGAACAACCCGGCGAAGCCCAGCTAAAAGCAGTAAGCAAAACCAGCCGGGCTTTAGCTATCCTATCGCGCAAGGTGGTTGATAACCTGTTTATTTATTGCGGATTGATGGCCGCTGCCCCCGATACCGAAATTAACCGCGTTTGGCGCGATATCCATACGGCGGGGCAACATGCTTTGCTGACGTTTGCGGAGTAG
- a CDS encoding SDR family oxidoreductase, which produces MEEFSLKDKVIVVTGGTGILGEAFINGIVKAGGAVGILGRNAQKAQERADAINAAGGKAIALVADVLNEEQVIAAKDKMLAEFGRIDGLVNGAGGNMPGGIVQPDADVFKLDMNGLRQVMDLNLWGTLIPTQVFGEAMVQSGKGSIVNISSMASQRVITKVLGYTMAKTAIDSYTKWFSVEMANRHGDKLRMNAIAPGFFLTEQNRTLLTQPDGSYTDRGNLVLKHTPFKRFGEPDELIGALLWLLSDASKFVTGTVVNVDGGFAVCSGV; this is translated from the coding sequence ATGGAAGAATTCTCTTTAAAAGATAAAGTAATTGTAGTTACCGGCGGTACCGGCATTTTGGGCGAAGCTTTTATCAACGGCATTGTTAAGGCTGGTGGCGCGGTTGGTATTTTGGGCCGTAACGCGCAAAAGGCGCAGGAGCGAGCCGATGCCATTAATGCAGCCGGTGGCAAAGCCATCGCTTTAGTTGCCGATGTATTGAACGAAGAACAGGTTATTGCCGCTAAAGATAAAATGCTGGCCGAATTTGGTCGCATTGATGGTTTGGTGAACGGCGCCGGTGGTAATATGCCGGGCGGTATCGTTCAGCCGGATGCGGATGTGTTTAAGCTGGACATGAACGGCCTGCGCCAGGTAATGGACCTTAACCTTTGGGGTACCCTGATCCCTACCCAGGTATTTGGCGAGGCGATGGTACAGAGCGGCAAAGGTAGTATTGTAAATATCTCCAGCATGGCATCGCAAAGGGTAATTACCAAAGTGCTGGGCTATACCATGGCCAAAACAGCTATCGATTCGTATACCAAATGGTTTTCGGTAGAGATGGCCAACCGCCACGGCGATAAGCTGCGCATGAACGCCATCGCTCCCGGCTTTTTCCTTACCGAGCAAAACCGTACCCTGCTTACCCAGCCCGATGGTAGCTATACCGATCGCGGCAACCTGGTGTTAAAACATACGCCATTTAAACGCTTCGGCGAGCCGGATGAACTGATCGGCGCGCTGCTGTGGCTATTAAGTGATGCCTCTAAGTTTGTAACCGGCACGGTTGTGAATGTTGATGGCGGCTTCGCCGTTTGCAGCGGCGTTTAA
- the dcd gene encoding dCTP deaminase, which translates to MILSDKRILEEIDKGTIVIEPFKRECLGSNSYDVHLGKHLATYRNRVLDAKVHNEVDAFEIPKEGFVLQPGTLYLGVTVEYTETHKHIPFLEGKSSTGRLGIDIHATAGKGDVGFCNTWTLEISCAQPVRIYAGMPIGQLIYFVVDGDIETLYNTKDNAKYNNPTTRPVESMMWKNKF; encoded by the coding sequence ATGATACTGTCAGACAAGCGCATTTTAGAAGAGATAGACAAAGGTACTATCGTTATTGAACCTTTTAAACGCGAGTGCCTGGGCAGCAATTCGTACGATGTACATTTGGGCAAACACCTGGCCACCTACCGTAACCGTGTGCTGGATGCCAAGGTGCATAACGAGGTTGATGCCTTCGAGATCCCCAAAGAAGGTTTTGTGCTGCAACCCGGCACCCTGTACCTTGGCGTAACTGTTGAATATACCGAAACCCATAAGCATATCCCCTTTTTGGAGGGTAAATCGAGCACGGGGCGTTTGGGTATCGATATCCACGCAACAGCCGGTAAAGGTGATGTAGGCTTTTGCAATACCTGGACTCTGGAGATCTCCTGCGCGCAGCCCGTGCGCATTTATGCCGGCATGCCCATTGGCCAGCTGATCTATTTTGTGGTGGACGGCGATATCGAAACCCTGTACAACACTAAAGACAACGCCAAGTACAATAACCCTACCACGCGGCCAGTAGAGAGTATGATGTGGAAGAATAAGTTTTAA
- a CDS encoding 4'-phosphopantetheinyl transferase family protein — protein sequence MAVAYSRQIDADTEFALWKIEENTDELYARLQLDNDEKAFVEQLRHGKRFLHWLATRVLLRTMLRTDEFIDCKIDAHGKPYLVNLPYHISLSHSFDYAAVMISKRGPVGIDIEQMQQKVERIAPRFLNKTELASIPKDKNYVNSLYACWCAKEAIYKCNGEKEVSFRDNISLQPFAYGQEGNIQAQLSKGDKNLNYTVQYLQYQDYMVGYVKGE from the coding sequence ATGGCCGTAGCATACAGCAGGCAAATAGATGCCGATACCGAATTTGCCCTCTGGAAGATAGAGGAAAATACCGATGAGTTGTATGCGCGCCTGCAGTTAGATAACGACGAAAAAGCCTTTGTTGAACAGCTTCGGCACGGCAAGCGCTTCCTGCACTGGCTGGCCACAAGGGTGTTGCTGCGTACGATGCTGCGCACCGACGAATTTATCGACTGCAAGATAGACGCCCATGGCAAACCCTATCTGGTTAATTTGCCCTACCATATTTCGCTTAGTCACTCGTTTGATTATGCTGCGGTAATGATCAGCAAGCGCGGGCCGGTTGGTATCGATATTGAGCAGATGCAGCAAAAGGTAGAGCGCATTGCCCCCCGATTCCTGAATAAGACCGAACTGGCATCTATACCAAAGGATAAGAATTACGTGAATAGCTTGTATGCGTGCTGGTGCGCCAAGGAGGCCATTTATAAATGCAACGGTGAAAAGGAAGTGTCATTCAGGGATAACATCAGCCTGCAACCCTTTGCTTACGGACAGGAGGGCAACATACAAGCACAGTTAAGCAAGGGCGATAAGAATTTAAACTATACCGTGCAATATTTGCAATACCAGGATTATATGGTGGGTTACGTAAAGGGTGAATGA
- the lipB gene encoding lipoyl(octanoyl) transferase LipB — protein sequence MKNKQVFFQDWGLIDYQDGWNRQEALFADTVKQKIELRQKQVAMADASAGHTYEHCVAEEIPNYLVFCEHPHVYTLGKSGRPENLLLDEQGLKEKKATYYHINRGGDITYHGPGQIVGYPILDLENFFTDIHLYLRTLEEAVILTLADYGLQAGRYPGYTGVWFDADNARARKICALGVRCSRWVTMHGFAFNVNADLDYFKNIVPCGIDDKAVTSLQAELGREVDMEEVKQILRHHISVLFGMEMVE from the coding sequence ATGAAGAACAAACAAGTATTTTTCCAGGATTGGGGTTTGATAGATTACCAGGACGGCTGGAACCGGCAGGAAGCCCTTTTTGCCGATACCGTGAAGCAAAAGATAGAGCTGCGCCAAAAGCAGGTAGCCATGGCTGATGCCAGCGCCGGCCATACTTACGAGCATTGTGTTGCCGAAGAAATCCCTAACTACCTTGTCTTCTGTGAGCATCCGCATGTATACACTTTAGGCAAAAGCGGTCGCCCCGAAAATTTATTGTTGGATGAGCAGGGCTTGAAGGAAAAAAAGGCCACCTATTACCATATTAACCGCGGCGGCGATATCACCTATCATGGTCCGGGGCAAATAGTCGGCTACCCGATACTGGATCTGGAGAATTTTTTTACCGATATACACCTGTACCTGCGCACGCTGGAGGAAGCTGTGATATTAACCCTTGCCGATTATGGTTTGCAAGCCGGCCGCTATCCGGGCTATACCGGTGTTTGGTTTGATGCCGATAATGCCCGTGCCCGCAAAATTTGCGCATTGGGTGTGCGTTGCAGTCGCTGGGTAACCATGCACGGCTTTGCCTTTAATGTTAATGCAGACCTCGACTACTTTAAAAACATCGTGCCCTGCGGCATCGACGATAAAGCGGTAACATCACTGCAGGCCGAACTGGGTCGCGAGGTTGATATGGAAGAAGTTAAACAAATCCTTAGGCACCATATTTCCGTACTTTTCGGTATGGAGATGGTAGAATGA
- a CDS encoding SGNH/GDSL hydrolase family protein: MKTLTLFLLGIGSLFACSKTVSPVTADATVTTSTPSTMPATTPKAISYLALGDSYTIGQSVEQKDSFPYQLSTRLNIQSPSIIAQTGWTADNLIAAIDGSSVKSNTYDMVTLLIGVNDQYQGLSQTNYRTKFVQLLNTAIAFAKGNKAHVIVVSIPDYGVTPFANGAGATIGPLIDQFNAINKEETDKQGISYVNITPISKQAATDKSLIAVDGLHPSGSMYALWVNMIAPVAVKQLEL; this comes from the coding sequence ATGAAGACGTTAACACTATTTTTATTGGGGATAGGCAGCCTGTTTGCCTGTTCAAAAACGGTATCGCCTGTAACGGCCGATGCCACGGTAACCACAAGCACACCAAGCACTATGCCTGCCACCACACCAAAAGCTATCAGCTACCTTGCCCTGGGCGATTCGTACACCATCGGTCAATCGGTAGAACAAAAGGATTCGTTCCCTTACCAGTTGAGCACGCGCCTCAATATCCAGTCGCCAAGCATTATTGCCCAAACCGGGTGGACGGCCGATAACCTGATTGCCGCTATTGATGGTAGCAGCGTTAAAAGCAATACTTACGATATGGTAACCCTGCTCATTGGCGTGAACGACCAATACCAGGGCCTGAGCCAAACCAACTACCGCACCAAATTTGTGCAGTTATTAAATACCGCCATTGCCTTTGCCAAAGGCAACAAAGCCCATGTAATTGTAGTATCCATCCCCGATTACGGCGTTACCCCATTCGCCAACGGCGCCGGTGCTACCATCGGCCCGCTGATTGATCAGTTTAACGCTATTAATAAAGAAGAGACTGACAAACAGGGAATAAGCTATGTGAATATCACCCCCATATCTAAACAGGCAGCTACCGACAAATCGTTGATCGCAGTAGATGGCTTGCATCCATCAGGTAGTATGTATGCCCTTTGGGTGAATATGATTGCGCCGGTAGCGGTTAAGCAGTTGGAGTTATAG
- a CDS encoding aminotransferase class V-fold PLP-dependent enzyme: MTNNRRSFLKQAAVLTGAFSATSLFNQAHAEEWRKAEARISNLTPQQIAQDEDYWAIIQRAYSASTNIMILNNGGVSPSPIVVQEAVERYNQLSNQGPSYYMWRILDQGREPLREKLALLAGSSPEEIAVNRNATEALNTIIYGLDLKKGDEVIGTRQDYPHMRQAYLQRQAREGIVYKQLSFDFPIENDEQIVKAYADAITPKTKLIHVTHVINWVGQIMPVRKICDMAHVRGIEVIVDGAHSFGLLDFKIPDLNCDYFGTSLHKFLSAPIGSGMMWIKKEKIAKVWTLLCDDNPQSADIRKFENIGTRSFPIEQGIGEAVNFHNAIGSKRKEERIRYLKNYWASRVQKVPKVRLHTSLKPEYSCAICGVSIDGMTPQEVDNALFGKYKIHTTSIVIENIKCVRITPHVYTTIADMDKLVKAITEIAAGAKG; the protein is encoded by the coding sequence ATGACCAATAACCGACGATCGTTCCTGAAACAGGCCGCCGTGCTTACCGGCGCGTTTTCGGCCACCAGTTTGTTTAACCAGGCGCATGCCGAAGAGTGGCGCAAGGCCGAGGCCCGCATAAGCAATCTTACGCCACAACAAATAGCACAAGATGAGGATTATTGGGCCATTATTCAGCGGGCCTACAGCGCCAGCACTAATATCATGATATTGAACAATGGCGGGGTGTCGCCATCGCCCATTGTGGTACAGGAGGCGGTTGAGCGTTACAATCAACTATCAAACCAGGGCCCATCCTACTACATGTGGCGCATCCTCGATCAGGGCCGCGAACCCCTGCGCGAAAAGCTGGCCCTGCTGGCCGGTTCATCGCCCGAAGAGATTGCCGTTAACCGCAACGCCACCGAGGCGTTAAATACCATTATCTACGGCCTCGACCTGAAAAAGGGCGACGAGGTGATCGGCACCCGGCAGGATTACCCGCACATGCGGCAAGCCTACCTGCAACGCCAGGCACGCGAGGGCATTGTATACAAACAATTAAGCTTCGATTTCCCTATAGAAAACGACGAGCAAATTGTAAAGGCTTATGCCGATGCCATCACCCCAAAAACCAAACTGATCCACGTTACCCATGTCATCAACTGGGTGGGGCAAATTATGCCGGTGCGCAAGATCTGCGATATGGCGCATGTTCGAGGCATAGAGGTTATTGTGGATGGCGCGCATTCGTTCGGTCTGCTTGATTTTAAGATCCCCGATCTCAATTGCGATTACTTTGGCACCAGTTTGCATAAGTTCCTTTCAGCGCCCATCGGCAGCGGGATGATGTGGATAAAAAAGGAGAAGATAGCCAAGGTGTGGACCTTGCTGTGCGATGATAACCCGCAAAGCGCCGACATCCGTAAGTTCGAAAACATCGGTACCCGAAGTTTCCCGATAGAGCAGGGTATTGGCGAAGCCGTCAATTTCCATAATGCCATTGGCAGCAAACGAAAGGAAGAACGCATCCGTTACCTGAAGAACTACTGGGCCAGCCGTGTACAAAAGGTTCCCAAAGTGCGCCTGCACACCTCGCTAAAACCCGAATATTCCTGCGCAATTTGCGGGGTTTCTATTGATGGCATGACACCACAGGAGGTTGACAATGCGCTATTTGGCAAGTATAAGATTCATACCACATCTATCGTTATCGAGAATATTAAATGCGTGCGCATTACGCCGCATGTGTATACTACTATTGCCGATATGGATAAGTTGGTGAAGGCGATAACGGAGATTGCGGCCGGGGCGAAGGGGTAG
- a CDS encoding M16 family metallopeptidase — protein sequence MTLKLTKQLMLCAFVLLSALSVSAQTQPRLQPGYFWKKLPNGLEVVVIENHKVPLATIEIAVKNGAYTEGPEYSGLSHLFEHMFFKANKDFPTQEKLLHRIQELGAIFNGTTDVERVNYFFTFNADSLKGGLNFLNSCIRFPIYRAEDMAKERPVVDGEFQRAESDPGFLLSYETSKYLWGDQITRKNAIGIHEIINTATPEKMMIIKDKYYYPNNSLLTICGDVEHEKAFKLAESIFGSWQSSGFDPHVKYPIPPFEPVKKSVAFVKESSIAQTPYMNFSWQGPSYAKDSAATLAADVFNRIMALNSSKFRQALVDKRLAVSAGVSYGTTHYTGEISMFVVPNPEKMKECFDEVNNQIAQWTSADYFTDEQLSDAIAALVRAQSRAKEKPSSLNSQLSYAWCSESFAYDTDLADNYKKVTRADIKRYVDTYIAGKPLVSGIILKPEVNKQYNVASFFVAK from the coding sequence ATGACCCTAAAACTTACTAAACAATTAATGCTGTGCGCCTTTGTGCTTTTAAGTGCGCTGAGCGTTTCGGCGCAGACCCAGCCGCGGCTGCAACCCGGCTATTTTTGGAAAAAACTTCCCAACGGACTGGAAGTTGTGGTGATAGAAAACCATAAAGTGCCCCTTGCAACCATTGAAATTGCCGTGAAGAACGGCGCCTATACCGAGGGCCCGGAATACAGCGGCCTCTCGCACCTGTTCGAGCACATGTTCTTTAAAGCTAATAAGGATTTCCCTACGCAGGAGAAGTTGCTGCACCGTATACAGGAACTTGGCGCTATTTTTAATGGCACTACCGATGTGGAGCGGGTGAACTATTTCTTCACTTTTAATGCAGATAGCTTAAAAGGTGGCCTTAACTTTCTAAACTCCTGTATCCGTTTCCCGATATACCGTGCTGAAGATATGGCTAAGGAACGCCCGGTGGTTGACGGCGAGTTTCAGCGCGCGGAGAGCGACCCGGGCTTTTTGTTAAGCTACGAAACCAGCAAATACCTGTGGGGCGACCAGATCACCCGTAAAAATGCCATCGGTATTCACGAGATCATCAACACGGCTACGCCCGAAAAGATGATGATCATTAAAGATAAATACTACTATCCAAACAACAGCCTGCTAACTATCTGCGGCGATGTGGAGCATGAAAAAGCCTTTAAACTGGCCGAATCTATCTTTGGCAGCTGGCAGAGCAGCGGTTTCGATCCGCATGTAAAATATCCTATCCCTCCATTCGAGCCGGTGAAGAAGAGCGTGGCCTTTGTAAAGGAATCATCCATAGCGCAAACGCCTTACATGAATTTTTCGTGGCAGGGGCCATCTTATGCCAAAGATTCGGCTGCTACTTTAGCTGCCGATGTGTTTAACCGTATAATGGCGCTTAACTCGTCAAAGTTCCGCCAGGCACTGGTTGATAAAAGATTGGCAGTGAGCGCTGGTGTAAGCTACGGCACTACCCACTATACCGGCGAGATCAGCATGTTTGTGGTACCAAACCCCGAAAAAATGAAGGAATGCTTTGATGAGGTGAACAATCAAATAGCCCAGTGGACCAGCGCCGATTATTTTACCGACGAACAACTAAGCGACGCCATTGCCGCCCTGGTGCGTGCCCAAAGCCGCGCTAAGGAAAAACCGTCGAGCCTGAACAGTCAGCTGAGTTATGCCTGGTGCAGCGAATCGTTTGCTTATGATACCGACCTGGCCGATAATTACAAAAAGGTAACCCGTGCCGATATTAAACGGTATGTGGATACCTACATAGCGGGCAAACCCCTGGTATCGGGCATTATCCTGAAGCCTGAAGTGAACAAGCAATATAATGTGGCATCGTTTTTTGTAGCCAAGTAA